Sequence from the Vidua chalybeata isolate OUT-0048 unplaced genomic scaffold, bVidCha1 merged haplotype scaffold_334_ctg1, whole genome shotgun sequence genome:
ttttgggatttaggatggagaatttgggggattttgggggatttttggaaTTTCAGGtcaggaatttttgggatttggggatttcatggggttttggggctgagattttttgggatttggggcatttcttgggatttttgggatttggggctgggataTGTTGGGATTTTGtattggggaatttggggggatttttggggattttgggctAGAATTGAGcagatttgggggaattttgggattttgggctggAATTGAGCAtctttgggggattttttgggattttgggctggAATTGAGcagatttgggggaattttgggattttgggctggAATTGAGCAtctttgggggattttttgggattttgggctggAATTGAGCAGatctgggggattttttgggattttggtgtCGTTGCAGGTGGAGGAttcgggattttggggttcccacCTGAACCGGGCGCCGAAAATTCCCGGGAAAAGCCGGAGCGGGAAACCCCGGCCGGGAATTTCGGAGTTTTATGGGATGAAGCTCAAAGCCAAACTGGGAACAACTGGGAAGGTctggaatgggggaaaatggaaaaaaaggattttccaGGGGGAGTTTGGGGCATTTTTCAGCCCAAAATTTGGGATCCCCAAAATTGGAAAGCTCAAAAATCAGAGACTTCAAAAATTGGAGAATCCCAAAATTTGGAACCTCCAAAAATTTGGGAACCAAAAATCAGAGACCCCAAAAGTTGGAGAATCCTAAAAATTGGGAGCCCGGAAAATTTGAGACCTCAAGatcagagaccccaaaattcaGAGAATTCCAAAATTTGGGATCCCAAAATTCAGAGAATCCCAAAATTAAACAACCCCAAAATTGGAgatcccaaaatttgggatctgaaaaatgaaagaccCCAAAAGTTGGAGAATCCCAAATTCAGagaatcccaaaatttgggacCACCCAAAATTAAGGATTCCAAAAATTGGAGACCCCAAAAGTTGGagaatcccaaaaattgggacCCCTGAAAATTtgagaccccaaaaatcagagaccccaaaattgGAGAATCCCAAAAGTCAGACaacccaaaatttggggatCCCAAAATTCAGAACCCCCAAAAGTTGGAGACACCAAAAACCAGAGACCCCAAATGTTGGAGAATCACAAAATTTGGGACCCTAAAATTGATGAATCCCAAAATTCAGAGAATCCCAAAATTAAACAACCCCAAAATTGGAgatcccaaaatttgggatccAAAAAATCGAAGACCCCGAAAGTTGGAGAATCCCAAATTCAGagaatcccaaaatttgggacCACCCAAAATTAAGGATTCAAAAAATTGGAGAACCCAAAAATCAGAGACCACAAAATTTGGGGATCCCAAAATTCGGAACCCCCAGAAATTGGAGACCCCAAAAGTTGGGACCCCTGAAAATTTGAGgtcccaaaatttgggatccCAAAATTCAGGATCCCCCAAAATTAAAGACTCTGAAAGTCTGAGACCCTAAAAATTGGagaatcccaaaatttgggatccCCCAAAATTTGGAGACCCCAAAAGTTGAAACCCCTGAAAATTTGAGACCCTGAAAATCAAAGACTTCAAAAtttgggacccccaaaaattGGAGACCTCAAACTCAGAAACCCTAAAAATTAGagaatcccaaaatttgggagagCCCAAAAATTTGAGACCCCAAAAGCTGAAGAATCCCAAAAGTTGGGACCCCCAAAAGTTGGAACCACCAAAAATCCGAGACCCCAAAAGTTGGAGAATCCCAAAATTTTGGACGCCTGAAATTTTGTGACCCCAAAACTTTGGGATCCTCCAAATTTAggagaccccaaaaattggAGAACCCAAAAATCAGAGACCCCAAAAGTTGGGACCCCTGAAAATTTGAGACCCTGAAAATCAAagaccccaaaatttgggacccccaaaaattggagaccccaaaatgccagctggatttgggatttgcaattccagaggagaaaaaatttgggaatttttttttttttctctccaggagCCCCCTCTGACCCCTCggaggatcccaaatcccagcagaaccccaaaatttggagaaccccaaaatttgggatccCCCAAAATTTGAGACCCCAAAAAGCTGAAGAATCCCAGAAGTtggaacccccaaaaatcagAGCCCCTAAAAGTTGGagaatcccaaaatttgggatccCAAAATTCGTGACTCCCAAAATTCAGAGAATTCCAAAACTAAACACCCCTAAAATTGGAAATCCCAGATTTTgagaccccaaaatttgggacccccaaaattAAGGGCATCAAAACCAgaagaccccaaaatcccagggatttgcaattccagaggagaaaaaatttgggaatttttttttttctctccaggagCCCCCTCTGACCCCTTggaggatcccaaatccccacagAAACCCAAAAGTTGgagaaccccaaaatttgggatcccccaaaatttgggatgcCCCAAAAGCTGAAGAATCCCAAAAGTtggaacccccaaaaatcagAGCCCCCAAAAGTTGGagaatcccaaaatttgggatccCAAAATTGGTGACTCCCAAAATTCAGAGAATTCCAAAACTAAACACCCCTAAAATTGGAAATCCCAGATTTTgagaccccaaaatttgggacccccaaaattAAGGGCATCAAAACCAgaagaccccaaaatcccagttggatttgggatttgcaattccagaggagaaaaaattggggatttttttttttctctccaggagCCCCCTCTGACCCCTCggaggatcccaaatccccacagAAACCCAAAAGTTGgagaaccccaaaatttgggatccCCCAAAATTTGATACCCCAAAAGCTAAAGAATCCCAAAATTTGGAACTGTCAAAAGTTGGAACCACCAAAAATCAGAGACCCAAAAAGTTGGAGAATCCCAAAATTTTGGACGCCTGAAATTTTGTGACCCCAAAAATTTGGGATCCTCCAAAATTAAGGACCCCAAAAATTGGAGAACCCAAAAATCAGAGACCCCAAAAGTTGAAGAATCCCAAAATTTGGAACCCCTGAAAATTTGAGACACCAAAAATCAGAGACCCCAAAAGTTGGAGAATCCCAAAAATTGGAGAATCCCAAAATTCAGGATCCCCCAAAATTTGGAGACACCAAAAATTGGAGACCCCAAAAGTTGGACCCCCTGAAAATTTGAGACCCTGAAAATCAAagaccccaaaatttgggacccccaaaaattggagaccccaaaatgccagctggatttgggatttgcaattccagaggagaaaaaatttgggatttttttttttctctccaggagCCCCCTCTGATCCCTCggaggatcccaaatccccacagAACCCCAAAAGTTGgagaaccccaaaatttgggatccCCAAAATTTGAGACCCCAAAAAGATGAAGAATCCCAAAAGTTGGAACCCCTGAAAATTTGAGACACCAAAAATCAGAGACCCCAAAAGTTGAAGAATCCCAAAAATTCAGAGAATCCCAAAATTAGGGACCCCTAAATTGGTGAATTCCAAAAttcagagaccccaaaaattggAGATCCCAAAAATTGGAGACCCTGCAAAATTAAGGACCCCAAAAATTGGAGAACCCAAAaatcagagaccccaaaaattggagaatcccaaaatttgggacCCCTGAAAATTTGAGACACCAAAAATCAGAGACCCTAAAAACTGGAGAATCCCAAAATTCAGGATCCCCCAAAATTAAAGACCCTAAAAGTTTGAGACCCTAAAAATTGGAGAATCCCAAAATTTaggaaaccccaaaattaaagACCCCAAAACTTGGAGACCCCAAACTCCCagttggatttgggatttgcaattccagaggagaaaaaattggggattttttttttttctctccaggagCCCCCTCTGACCCCTCggaggatcccaaatccccacagAAACCCAAAAGTTGgagaaccccaaaatttgggatccCCCAAAATTTGATACCCCAAAAGCTAAAGAATCCCAAAATTTGGAACTGTCAAAAGTTGGAACCACCAAAAATCAGAGACCCAAAAAGTTGGAGAATCCCAAAATTTTGGACGCCTGAAATTTTGTGACCCCAAAAATTTGGGATCCTCCAAAATTAAGGACCCCAAAAATTGGAGAACCCAAAAATCAAAGACCCCAAAAATTGGagaatcccaaaatttgggacCCCTGAAAATTTGAGACACCAAAAATCAGAGACCCCAAAAGTTGGAGAATCCCAAAAATTGGAGAATCCCAAAATTCAGGATCCCCCAAAATTTGGAGACACCAAAAATTGGAGACCCCAAAAGTTGGACCCCCTGAAAATTTGAGACCCTGAAAATCAAagaccccaaaatttgggacccccaaaaattggagaccccaaaatcccagctggatttgggatttgcaattccagaggagaaaaaatttgggattttttttttttctctccaggagCCCCCTCTGACCCCTCggaggatcccaaatccccacagAAACCCAAAAGTTGgagaaccccaaaatttgggatccCCCAAAATTTGAGACCCCAAAAAGATGAAGAATCCCAAAAGTTGGAACCCCTGAAAATTTGAGACACCAAAAATCAGAGACCCCAAAAGTTGAAGAATCCCAAAAATTCAGAGAATCCCAAAATTAGGGACCCCTAAATTGGTGAATTCCAAAAttcagagaccccaaaaattggAGATCCCAAAAATTGGAGACCCTGCAAAATTAAGGACCCCAAAAATTGGAGAACCCAAAaatcagagaccccaaaaattggagaatcccaaaatttgggacCCCTGAAAATTTGAGACACCAAAAATCAGAGACCCTAAAAACTGGAGAATCCCAAAATTCAGGATCCCCCAAAATTAAAGACCCTAAAAGTTTGAGACCCTAAAAATTGGAGAATCCCAAAATTTaggaaaccccaaaattaaagACCCCAAAActtggagaccccaaaatcccagttggatttgggatttgcaattccagaggagaaaaaattggggatttttttttttctctccaggagCCCCCTCTGACCCCTCggaggatcccaaatccccacagAAACCCAAAAGTTGgagaaccccaaaatttgggatccCCCAAAATTTGAGACCCCAAAAAGATGAAGAATCCTAAAAGTTGGAACCCCTGAAAATTTGAGACACCAAAAATCAGAGACCCCAAAAGTTGAAGAATCCCAAAAATTCAGAGAATCCCAAAATtagggaccccaaaattggTGACTCCCAAAATTCAGAGAATTCCAAAACTAAACACCCCTAAAAATGGAAATCCCAGATTTTGAGACCCCAAAATTTGGAGGATCCCAAAAtttgggacccccaaaattAAGGGCACCAAAACCAgaagaccccaaaatcccagggatttgcaattccagaggagaaaaaattggggatttttttttttctctccaggagctccctcTGACCCCTCggaggatcccaaatcccagcagaacCCCACAAGTTGGagaatcccaaaatttgggatctCCCAAAATTTGATACCCCAAAAGCTAAAGAATCCCAAAATTTGGAACTGTCAAAAGTTGGAACCACCAAAAATCAGAGACCCAAAAAGTTGGAGAATCCCAAAATTTTGGACGCCTGAAATTTTGTGACCCCAAAAATTTGGGATCCTCCAAAATTAAGGACCCCAAAAATTGGAGAACCCAAAAATCAAAGACCCCAAAAATTGGagaatcccaaaatttgggacCCCTGAAAATTTGAGACACCAAAAATCAGAGACCCCAAAAGTTGGAGAATCCCAAAAATTGGAGAATCCCAAAATTCAGGATCCCCAAAATTTGGAGACACCAAAAATTGGAGACCCCAAAAGTTGGACCCCCTGAAAATTTGAGACCCTGAAAATCAAagaccccaaaatttgggacccccaaaaattggagaccccaaaatcccagctggatttgggatttgcaattccagaggagaaaaaatttgggaatttttttttttctctccaggaaGCCCCCTCTGACCCCTCGCaggatcccaaattcccacagaaACCCAAAAGTTGgagaaccccaaaatttgggatcccccaaaatttgggatgcCCCAAAAGCTGAAGAATCCCAAAAGTtggaacccccaaaaatcagAGCCCCCAAAAGTTGGagaatcccaaaatttgggatccCAAAATTGGTGACTCCCAAAATTCAGAGAATTCCAAAACTAAACACCCCTAAAATTGGAAATCCCAGATTTTGAGACCCCAAAATTTGGAGGATCCCAAAAtttgggacccccaaaattAAGGGCACCAAAACCAgaagaccccaaaatcccagggatttgcaattccagaggagaaaaaattggggatttttttttttctctccaggagCCCCCTCTGACCCCTCggaggatcccaaatcccagcagaacCCCACAAGTTGGagaatcccaaaatttgggatctCCCAAAATTTGATACCCCAAAAGCTAAAGAATCCCAAAATTTGGAACTGTCAAAAGTTGGAACCACCAAAAATCAGAGACCCAAAAAGTTGGAGAATCCCAAAATTTTGGACGCCTGAAATTTTGTGACCCCAAAAATTTGGGATCCTCCAAAATTAAGGACCCCAAAAATTGGAGAACCCAAAAATCAAAGACCCCAAAAATTGGagaatcccaaaatttgggacCCCTGAAAATTTGAGACACCAAAAATCAGAGACCCCAAAAGTTGGAGAATCCCAAAAATTGGAGAATCCCAAAATTCAGGATCCCCAAAATTTGGAGACACCAAAAATTGGAGACCCCAAAAGTTGGACCCCCTGAAAATTTGAGACCCTGAAAATCAAagaccccaaaatttgggacccccaaaaattggagaccccaaaatcccagctggatttgggatttgcaattccagaggagaaaaaatttgggatttttttttttctctccaggagCCCCCTCTGACCCCTCggaggatcccaaatccccacagAAACCCAAAAGTTGgagaaccccaaaatttgggatccCCAAAATTTGAGACCCCAAAAAGATGAAGAATCCCAAAAGTTGGAACCCCTGAAAATTTGAGACACCAAAAATCAGAGACCCCAAAAGTTGAAGAATCCCAAAAATTCAGAGAATCCCAAAATTAGGGACCCCTAAATTGGTGAATTCCAAAAttcagagaccccaaaaattggAGATCCCAAAAATTGGAGACCCTGCAAAATTAAGGACCCCAAAAATTGGAGAACCCAAAaatcagagaccccaaaaattggagaatcccaaaatttgggacCCCTGAAAATTTGAGACACCAAAAATCAGAGACCCTAAAAACTGGAGAATCCCAAAATTCAGGATCCCCCAAAATTAAAGACCCTAAAAGTTTGAGACCCTAAAAATTGGAGAATCCCAAAATTTaggaaaccccaaaattaaagACCCCAAAActtggagaccccaaaatcccagttggatttgggatttgcaattccagaggagaaaaaattggggatttttttttttttttctctccaggagCCCCCTCTGACCCCTCggaggatcccaaatccccacagAAACCCAAAAGTTGgagaaccccaaaatttgggatccCCAAAATTTGAGACCCCAAAAAGATGAAGAATCCTAAAAGTTGGAACCCCTGAAAATTTGAGACACCAAAAATCAGAGACCCCAAAAGTTGAAGAATCCCAAAAATTCAGAGAATCCCAAAATtagggaccccaaaattggTGACTCCCAAAATTCAGAGAATTCCAAAACTAAACACCCCTAAAAATGGAAATCCCAGATTTTGAGACCCCAAAATTTGGAGGATCCCAAAAtttgggacccccaaaattAAGGGCATCAATACCAgaagaccccaaaatcccagggatttgcaattccagaggagaaaaaatttgggattttttttttctctccaggagCCCCCTCTGACCCCACggaggatcccaaatccccacagaaccccaaaaatcctccaaccccaaaatccctcgAATCCCCCGATCCCCCAATCCCAGCAAACCCCGGAGCTCGGAGCCGAAGCTTCGCCCGCGGAGCCGCcggaaaaaaaaccccaaaactccccgGAATCCCCGGAGCTCCTCCCGCCccccaatcccaaatttcccGCTGATCCCGAGCGCTTCCGGCGCCTCCGGCGGAGCCTGGCCCGCACCTTGAGCTCGCTGGACCCCGGCTGGATCCGGCGCTGCCAGGAAAATCCGGCGGCAATCGGCGCCCGATCCCGCGGGGATTCCGGCGACGCCGGCAGGAAACGGCGCCGGGACgacgccgccgccgctccggccAAGCTCCGCAGGATCCCCGGAAAAAAACGCGACGGGaacgaggaggaggaggaggaatcgcaaagaggagctgggaaagcGCCGGAGCCGGGCGGGGAAATCCCGCAGGAcgaggaagagcaggaggaaaaaccCAAAGCCTCGCGCAGAGCGCGGTGAGTCCcacttttcccaccttttttcagccttttcccgcctttttttggccttttcccaccttttttcgGCCTTCTCCCgccttttttcagcttttcccaacttttcattgtttttcccgcctttttttccacttttcccgccttttttttgtcttttcccgcctttttcctgcttttccgcctttttttggtcttttcccgcctttttcctgcttttcccgccttttttcagtctttttccgcctttttcctgcttttcccacctttttccccgcttttcccgccttttttcaggcttttcccgcccttttttcgccttttcccgccttttttttccacttttcctgcgtttttcctgcctttttttcaggttttcccaccttttttctgtcttttcccaccatttttctgccttttcccgcctttttccccgcttttcccgccttttttcctgcttttcccgccttttttcgGCCTTTCCCAACTTTTTTCGGTCTTTTCCcgcctttttcccactttcccgcattttttttttccacttttcctgcctttttgctgcttttcctgccttttttttcaggtgttcccacctttttcccactttcctgccttttttctgccttttcccttttttttttccagcttttcccgcctttttttttccgcttttcccgcctttttcccacttttcccgccttttttttccacttttcccgccttttttccgcttttcccgcctttttcctctttttcacactttcttttttttccacttttcccgccttttttccacttttcccgcctttttcctgcttttcccacctttttttcaggttttcccaccttttttctgtcttttcccaccatttttctgccttttcccgcctttttccccgcttttcctgcctttttcctgcttttcccgccttttttcgGCCTTTTCCCAACT
This genomic interval carries:
- the LOC128783407 gene encoding ATP-dependent DNA helicase Q4-like; this encodes MKLKAKLGTTGKEPPLTPRRIPNPHRTPKILQPQNPSNPPIPQSQQTPELGAEASPAEPPEKKPQNSPESPELLPPPNPKFPADPERFRRLRRSLARTLSSLDPGWIRRCQENPAAIGARSRGDSGDAGRKRRRDDAAAAPAKLRRIPGKKRDGNEEEEEESQRGAGKAPEPGGEIPQDEEEQEEKPKASRRAR